One stretch of Mus pahari chromosome 15, PAHARI_EIJ_v1.1, whole genome shotgun sequence DNA includes these proteins:
- the Tslp gene encoding thymic stromal lymphopoietin has protein sequence MVLLRNLFILQAVQMVLTYNFSNCNFESISEIYCEVIFRDLESDLNGAKFDQIEDCESKSACLLKIEYYSLNPIPGCPSLPEKAFARRTRAALSNHCPGYSETERNGTQEMAQEVQHICLNQTSQILRLWYSFMQSPQ, from the exons ATGG TTCTTCTCAGGAACCTCTTCATCTTGCAAGCGGTACAGATGGTGCTAACTTACAACTTTTCTAACTGTAACTTCGAGTCAATTTCGGAAATATATTGTGAAGTAATTTTTCGTGACCTGGAAAGTGATCTGAATGGG GCCAAGTTCGACCAAATCGAGGACTGTGAAAGCAAG TCAGCTTGTCTCCTGAAAATCGAGTACTATTCTCTCAATCCTATCCCTGGCTGCCCTTCACTCCCTGAGAAAGCATTCGCCCGGAGAACAAGAGCTGCCCTCAGTAACCACTGCCCAGGCTACTCTGAAACTGAG AGAAACGGTACTCAGGAAATGGCACAAGAAGTCCAACACATCTGCCTGAATCAAACCTCACAAATTCTAAGATTGTGGTATTCCTTCATGCAATCTCCACAATAA